A single Perognathus longimembris pacificus isolate PPM17 chromosome 17, ASM2315922v1, whole genome shotgun sequence DNA region contains:
- the P2rx1 gene encoding P2X purinoceptor 1, whose translation MPQRRRLQDELAAFFFEYDTPRMVLVRNKKVGVIFRLIQLVVLAYVVGWVFVFEKGYQTSSGLISSVSVKLKGLAVTQLQGLGPQVWDVADYVFPAQGDNSFVVMTNFIVTPQQAQGYCAENPEGGVCKDDSNCTPGKAERKAQGIRTGKCVAFNDTVRTCEIFGWCPVEVDDKVPRPALLREAENFTLFIKNSISFPRFKVNRRNLVEEVNVTYMKRCLHHKTLHPLCPVFSLGYLVQESGQNFSILAVKGGVVGITIDWNCDLDWHVRHCKPVYEFHGLYGDKDLSPGFNFRFARYFMQNGTTRRHLFKVFGIRFDILVDGKAGKFNIIPTMTTIGSGIGIFGVATVLCDLLLLHILPKRHYYKQKKFKYAEDMVAGEGEQDPAATSSTLGLQENMRTS comes from the exons ATGCCTCAGAGGCGGCGGCTGCAGGATGAACTGGCAGCCTTCTTCTTCGAGTACGACACCCCCCGAATGGTGCTGGTGCGCAACAAGAAGGTTGGCGTCATCTTCCGGTTGATCCAGCTGGTGGTTCTGGCCTATGTGGTTGG GTGGGTGTTTGTCTTCGAGAAGGGCTACCAGACCTCAAGTGGCCTCATTAGCAGTGTGTCCGTGAAGCTTAAGGGCCTGGCAGTGACCCAGCTCCAGGGCCTGGGTCCCCAGGTCTGGGATGTGGCTGACTACGTCTTCCCAGCACAG GGGGACAACTCCTTTGTGGTCATGACCAACTTCATTGTGACTCCCCAGCAGGCTCAAGGCTACTGCGCAGAG AATCCAGAAGGAGGCGTGTGCAAGGATGACAGCAACTGCACCCCtgggaaggcagaaaggaaggccCAAG GCATCCGCACAGGCAAGTGTGTGGCCTTCAACGACACTGTGAGGACTTGTGAGATCTTTGGCTGGTGCCCTGTAGAGGTGGACGACAAGGTCCCACG CCCTGCCCTTCTCCGAGAGGCCGAGAACTTCACCCTCTTCATCAAGAACAGCATCAGCTTTCCACGCTTCAAGGTCAACAG GCGCAACCTGGTGGAAGAGGTCAATGTCACCTACATGAAGCGCTGCCTGCACCACAAGACCCTGCACCCTCTGTGCCCTGTCTTCAGCCTCGGCTACCTGGTTCAGGAATCTGGCCAGAACTTCAGCATCCTGGCTGTGAAG GGCGGGGTGGTTGGCATCACCATCGACTGGAACTGTGACCTGGACTGGCATGTGCGACACTGCAAACCTGTCTATGAGTTCCACGGGCTATACGGGGACAAAGACTTGTCTCCAGGCTTCAATTTCAG GTTTGCTAGGTACTTCATGCAGAACGGGACCACCCGCCGTCACCTCTTCAAGGTGTTTGGGATTCGCTTTGACATCTTGGTGGATGGCAAG GCTGGCAAATTTAACATCATCCCCACCATGACCACCATTGGCTCCGGGATAGGCATCTTTGGGGTG GCCACGGTCCTCTGTGACCTGCTGCTGCTCCACATCCTGCCCAAGAGGCACTACTACAAGCAGAAGAAGTTCAAGTATGCGGAAGACATGGTGGCGGGAGAG GGTGAGCAGGACCCTGCAGCCACCAGCTCCACCCTGGGCCTGCAGGAGAACATGAGGACATCCTGA